From the Natrarchaeobaculum aegyptiacum genome, one window contains:
- a CDS encoding ABC transporter ATP-binding protein — protein sequence MARLELNNLHAEVAEGGEKILEGVDLEVETGEIHALMGPNGSGKSTTAKVIAGHPAYEVTEGEVLIHLDEDEFGDEFEIDEDQRTWNLLDLEPNERAALGVFLAFQYPAEIEGVTMMNFLRTALNAKIEEREELFEGEEGDDEDEDEDEGFETSPMEGPADEGEVGVAEFQELLEEKMEQLDMDEKFARRYLNAGFSGGEKKQNEVLQAAILEPSVAVLDEIDSGLDIDRLQDVSDGINALRDNVGTGILQITHYQRILDYVEPDHVHIMLDGQIVKSGDASLAAELEDKGYDWVREEVYGTA from the coding sequence ATGGCACGTCTCGAACTGAACAACCTGCACGCGGAAGTAGCGGAGGGCGGTGAGAAGATCCTCGAGGGTGTCGATCTCGAGGTCGAGACGGGTGAGATCCACGCCCTGATGGGGCCCAACGGATCCGGCAAGTCGACGACCGCGAAGGTCATCGCCGGCCACCCGGCCTACGAGGTCACCGAGGGCGAGGTCCTGATCCACCTCGACGAAGACGAGTTCGGCGACGAGTTCGAGATCGACGAGGACCAGCGCACCTGGAACCTCCTCGACCTCGAGCCCAACGAGCGCGCCGCACTCGGCGTCTTCCTCGCCTTCCAGTATCCCGCCGAGATCGAAGGCGTCACGATGATGAACTTCCTTCGGACGGCGCTCAACGCCAAGATCGAAGAGCGCGAGGAGCTCTTCGAGGGCGAAGAGGGCGACGACGAGGACGAAGACGAAGACGAAGGCTTCGAGACGTCGCCGATGGAAGGCCCCGCAGACGAGGGCGAAGTCGGCGTCGCCGAGTTCCAGGAGCTGCTCGAAGAGAAGATGGAACAGCTCGACATGGACGAGAAGTTCGCCCGGCGCTACCTCAACGCGGGCTTCTCCGGCGGTGAGAAGAAACAGAACGAGGTCCTTCAGGCCGCAATCTTGGAGCCCTCGGTCGCCGTACTCGACGAGATCGACTCCGGACTCGACATCGACCGGCTGCAGGACGTCTCGGACGGCATCAACGCCCTGCGCGACAACGTCGGTACGGGTATCCTCCAGATCACCCACTACCAGCGCATCCTCGACTACGTCGAGCCCGACCACGTCCACATCATGCTCGACGGTCAGATCGTCAAGAGCGGCGACGCCTCGCTGGCGGCCGAACTCGAGGACAAGGGCTACGACTGGGTCCGCGAAGAGGTCTACGGCACTGCGTAA